In the genome of Treponema pedis, one region contains:
- a CDS encoding response regulator, translating to MYSALEVANMCGVVNQTAINWIRNGYLKAFNTPGGQYRVYHEDLLSFIKDRGMKIPEDLEDSAGQAHWNSIIIVDDDRVLNEAIATFLTKNIPELTIYQSYDGFDAGSQIAKYRPGFIILDIDLPGIGGKEICTKIKSDDSFGEPYIIVVTGLEDSTLKTQMLELGADSFFKKPLDFNAILNEINTVITQ from the coding sequence ATGTATTCGGCGCTTGAAGTTGCCAATATGTGCGGAGTCGTCAACCAAACAGCAATAAACTGGATTCGCAATGGATATCTGAAAGCCTTTAATACACCGGGCGGTCAATACCGTGTATATCACGAGGATTTACTTTCTTTTATTAAAGATCGGGGTATGAAAATACCTGAAGATTTGGAAGATTCTGCCGGTCAAGCCCATTGGAATTCCATTATTATTGTAGATGACGATAGGGTTTTAAATGAGGCTATAGCTACATTTTTAACGAAGAACATTCCGGAGCTTACAATTTATCAGTCTTATGACGGATTCGATGCCGGTTCCCAAATTGCAAAGTATAGACCGGGTTTTATTATCTTGGATATAGACTTACCCGGAATAGGCGGAAAAGAAATTTGTACTAAGATAAAAAGCGATGACTCTTTCGGAGAACCTTACATAATCGTGGTTACAGGCCTTGAAGACAGTACGCTTAAAACCCAAATGCTCGAATTGGGAGCGGATTCTTTTTTTAAAAAGCCCTTGGACTTTAATGCTATTTTAAATGAAATAAATACAGTCATAACTCAATAG
- a CDS encoding regulatory protein RecX — protein MSAKNTVSAVHAEDSSSANANSFFVADICSASSGLIKVVNSEGVSFLTRAEYFNEEHLQLLTKTCGALISGDLLDALLNAVRRYAVETAAMIYLNRAEHSRFQLEIKLKKKDFSAGDIKIALDYLSDKGFLNDGRFAAAWLNTRSISKKEGRKRLASELALRGVNFAVAEKALSDFFSENSEEDICRTALKRQSVKYKDKQKLLRSMQRLGFSMNLINLCLEEIKNNSASYYN, from the coding sequence TTGAGCGCAAAAAATACGGTCAGCGCGGTGCACGCCGAAGATTCCAGTTCAGCAAACGCTAATTCTTTTTTTGTTGCGGATATATGCAGCGCTTCTTCAGGATTGATTAAAGTTGTCAATTCTGAAGGAGTGTCTTTTTTAACACGTGCGGAATATTTTAACGAAGAGCACTTGCAGCTTCTTACTAAAACTTGCGGTGCTTTAATAAGCGGAGATTTGTTGGACGCATTACTTAATGCCGTCCGAAGATATGCCGTTGAAACGGCGGCTATGATATATTTAAACAGAGCCGAACATTCAAGATTTCAGCTGGAAATAAAGCTGAAAAAAAAAGATTTTTCGGCAGGCGATATAAAAATCGCCTTGGATTATTTATCCGATAAGGGATTTTTAAACGACGGCAGGTTTGCCGCTGCATGGCTTAACACCCGCAGCATAAGTAAAAAAGAGGGAAGGAAACGGCTTGCTTCCGAGCTTGCTTTACGCGGAGTGAATTTTGCTGTTGCGGAAAAAGCCCTCAGCGACTTTTTTTCCGAAAATTCCGAAGAGGATATTTGCCGAACGGCTTTAAAAAGGCAGTCGGTAAAATATAAGGATAAACAAAAACTTCTGCGGTCAATGCAGCGGCTTGGTTTTTCTATGAATCTTATAAATTTATGTTTGGAGGAAATAAAAAATAATAGCGCAAGCTATTATAATTAA
- the rpsI gene encoding 30S ribosomal protein S9: MKNIGMGTGRRKTSVARVYIRDGKGKLSINDKDINDYFATAEQIQKAKEPLMVTASESKYDIIITVCGGGLNGQAGACSHGIARALAQVDISNRASLKANGLLTRDSRMVERKKYGQRGARRRFQFSKR, encoded by the coding sequence ATGAAAAATATTGGAATGGGAACGGGCCGCCGAAAAACATCGGTCGCCAGAGTATACATTCGGGACGGAAAAGGAAAATTATCGATTAACGATAAGGACATTAACGACTATTTTGCTACAGCGGAGCAAATCCAAAAAGCAAAAGAACCTTTAATGGTAACTGCAAGTGAATCAAAGTACGACATTATCATTACTGTCTGCGGCGGAGGACTTAACGGTCAGGCGGGAGCATGTTCGCACGGTATTGCCAGAGCCTTGGCTCAAGTGGACATTTCCAACCGCGCATCTTTAAAGGCAAACGGATTGCTTACACGGGATTCGCGAATGGTTGAGCGCAAAAAATACGGTCAGCGCGGTGCACGCCGAAGATTCCAGTTCAGCAAACGCTAA
- the rplM gene encoding 50S ribosomal protein L13, with protein sequence MKTIFIKEHEAPRSWYLIDAAGKPLGRVAAKTAAMLRGKHKTVFAPNQETGDYVVIVNAEKVAVTGNKAKDKMYYRHTGYVGGLKSVNFSKLIEKKPTEPLMIAIKGMLPKGPLGRKLLTNVKVYAGSEHPHKAQNPVAVEI encoded by the coding sequence ATGAAAACTATTTTTATAAAAGAACATGAAGCTCCCCGCTCTTGGTACTTAATTGATGCCGCAGGGAAGCCTCTGGGACGTGTAGCTGCAAAAACCGCCGCTATGCTCAGGGGAAAGCATAAAACCGTTTTTGCTCCCAATCAGGAAACCGGCGATTACGTAGTAATTGTAAATGCCGAAAAAGTTGCCGTAACTGGTAATAAGGCTAAGGATAAGATGTACTACAGACATACCGGTTATGTCGGAGGCTTAAAATCTGTCAATTTCAGCAAACTTATAGAGAAAAAGCCGACGGAACCGTTGATGATTGCAATTAAGGGTATGCTTCCCAAGGGACCGCTTGGCAGAAAGCTTTTAACGAATGTTAAGGTCTATGCAGGCTCGGAACATCCGCATAAAGCACAAAACCCCGTAGCAGTGGAAATATAA
- a CDS encoding sialidase family protein, protein MKNFKFAALIAAIIFTALFVSCPSAKNIPEGGNEEANKNENKEKKPPYDVWKDSSRDKSYATVFEGDKGPIGVDNQKGFYRIPALTVTKDGVLLAFADKRFGDNMDTGYDIPISGSGIAQGGNYRNKNKPSDIVMRKSSDAGKTWSEETVCARGDGHGQQQAHNDTENNNITSVTKPQDGKYAGHCDAVPAADRDSGQLLFLTCSGSSNYSNQNGPNYLLCFTSLDGGKTWTYKDISSDIERLTNNNSGQRFFGSGRATQSKIHKKGSHYRVYAHVGIAGKGYVMYTDDFGSNWKMLKRQGGSGEITGWDEVKVTEFDDGSLLIVGKQKSGSNPLTVFKYSDVENGTGTFENNVNVQNIAGTECNGDMIIVKAKKTASGEKVNLVLASYPLGLKSGAASASEISGARSSTNFYRFNIGIYWKEFEGNALTLPEATSFNSGWCTNPYRVQGD, encoded by the coding sequence ATGAAAAACTTTAAGTTTGCCGCCTTGATTGCGGCAATAATATTTACGGCTTTGTTTGTAAGCTGTCCGAGTGCAAAGAATATACCGGAAGGCGGAAATGAGGAAGCGAATAAGAATGAGAATAAAGAGAAAAAACCTCCTTATGATGTTTGGAAAGATTCTTCGAGGGATAAGTCCTATGCAACCGTATTCGAAGGGGATAAGGGTCCTATAGGGGTGGATAACCAGAAGGGCTTTTATCGTATTCCAGCTCTTACCGTTACAAAAGACGGGGTTTTGCTCGCCTTTGCCGACAAACGCTTCGGAGATAATATGGATACGGGGTATGATATACCGATTAGCGGTAGCGGTATTGCACAGGGCGGAAATTATAGGAATAAAAATAAACCTTCGGATATTGTAATGCGAAAATCCTCGGATGCGGGCAAAACCTGGTCGGAAGAAACCGTTTGCGCGCGCGGCGACGGGCATGGACAACAACAGGCTCATAACGATACGGAGAATAACAATATTACGTCGGTTACGAAGCCTCAAGACGGTAAGTATGCGGGGCATTGCGACGCCGTTCCCGCTGCCGACCGCGATTCCGGACAACTTTTATTTTTAACATGTTCCGGGAGCAGTAATTACAGTAACCAAAACGGCCCCAACTATTTACTTTGCTTTACTTCTCTTGACGGCGGAAAAACTTGGACTTATAAAGATATAAGCTCGGATATTGAGCGTTTAACAAACAATAACTCCGGACAGCGGTTTTTCGGTTCAGGAAGAGCGACACAGTCTAAAATTCATAAAAAAGGAAGTCATTATCGGGTGTATGCGCATGTCGGAATTGCCGGTAAAGGCTATGTTATGTACACGGACGACTTCGGCTCTAATTGGAAAATGCTTAAACGGCAGGGCGGAAGCGGGGAAATTACCGGCTGGGATGAAGTAAAGGTTACGGAATTCGATGACGGCAGTCTTCTTATTGTAGGCAAGCAAAAATCAGGTTCAAATCCTCTTACCGTGTTTAAGTATTCCGATGTAGAAAACGGTACGGGAACATTTGAAAATAATGTAAACGTACAAAATATCGCAGGCACCGAATGTAACGGGGATATGATAATAGTAAAGGCTAAAAAAACCGCTTCGGGTGAAAAGGTAAATCTCGTATTGGCATCTTATCCCTTAGGCCTTAAATCGGGAGCAGCTTCTGCGAGTGAGATTTCAGGTGCCCGCAGCAGTACGAATTTTTACCGCTTTAACATAGGTATTTATTGGAAAGAATTTGAAGGCAATGCCTTAACTTTACCCGAAGCGACTTCTTTTAATTCCGGCTGGTGTACAAACCCGTATCGGGTACAAGGAGATTAA